In the Telopea speciosissima isolate NSW1024214 ecotype Mountain lineage chromosome 2, Tspe_v1, whole genome shotgun sequence genome, one interval contains:
- the LOC122650785 gene encoding UPF0481 protein At3g47200-like yields the protein MVSMNERASISIERSEKRKVIMENPNEASRGSSSTAPAIIADERERSTVVMERPPKWLLPILVELETHQPETKEHIHKVPSFLHGIEKHKGCFDPMIVSIGPYHHGKKELEEVEKLKASIAKEFIDKDIDKLDWFEEVARNARLCYDADDDDDSNNNNNDDDKFTRMMFLDGCFILHIIWCLEKNKLNETKLRTHQLAFVLGDLFLLENQLPFLVLQALMDFKGSISDWEGCIQKFVTNCRLNLDGASHLTSFKINDRHPHLLHLLHKVLAAGGEKIEFRKMRHTFRSAIELKTGGIEFKKSESGRLKDVKLDVHRCYADLFLPQLVIDDLAKAKLLNLVAYEACPNGPSDDSIVTSYICFLDALIDHAEDVKKLRSQQILINLLGSDQEVADLFNELAMKLVPSPSKYTTVMDQIEDCYTSKRFKWAREIRSTHFSSPLTAIASIIAAVIIILTFAQAYFAVFPRGGGGSDENRRTPKSSRKIHYS from the coding sequence ATGGTTAGCATGAATGAAAGAGCTTCTATTAGCATTGAGAGGTCAGAGAAAAGAAAGGTTATCATGGAAAATCCAAATGAAGCTAGCAGAGGCAGTAGTAGTACCGCACCAGCCATTATAGCTGATGAGCGTGAAAGATCTACTGTGGTCATGGAGAGACCTCCAAAGTGGCTGCTGCCGATACTAGTTGAGCTAGAAACCCATCAACCTGAAACAAAGGAGCATATACATAAGGTTCCATCATTCCTGCATGGCATTGAAAAACACAAAGGCTGCTTTGATCCCATGATTGTCTCTATCGGTCCTTACCACCATGGGAAAAAGGAGCTCGAAGAAGTGGAGAAGCTCAAGGCTTCAATAGCTAAGGAGTTCATCGACAAAGACATTGACAAATTAGATTGGTTTGAGGAAGTGGCTCGCAATGCAAGGTTGTGTTATGACGCGGACGACGACGAcgacagcaacaacaacaacaacgacgATGATAAATTCACGCGCATGATGTTCCTGGACGGTTGTTTCATTCTTCATATCATTTGGTGTCTGGAGAAGAATAAGCTCAATGAAACGAAGCTGAGGACTCATCAACTAGCCTTCGTTTTAGGGGACTTGTTCTTGCTGGAGAACCAACTGCCCTTTCTAGTGCTTCAGGCCTTAATGGACTTCAAAGGCAGCATAAGTGACTGGGAAGGTTGCATTCAAAAATTTGTAACAAATTGTCGACTTAACCTTGACGGCGCCAGCCACTTGACATCTTTCAAGATAAATGATAGACATCCTCACCTCCTTCACCTACTCCACAAGGTGCTCGCTGCTGGTGGAGAAAAGATTGAATTTCGAAAAATGCGGCATACGTTCCGTTCGGCCATTGAGCTAAAAACAGGAGGGATCGAGTTCAAGAAAAGCGAAAGTGGAAGGTTAAAAGATGTCAAATTAGATGTTCATCGCTGTTATGCAGACTTGTTTCTTCCTCAACTTGTTATTGACGACTTAGCCAAAGCCAAATTGTTGAACTTGGTAGCATATGAAGCATGCCCTAATGGCCCAAGTGACGACTCCATAGTCACTTCATACATATGTTTCCTGGATGCACTCATTGATCATGCTGAAGATGTGAAAAAGCTGCGGTCACAGCAAATACTCATCAATCTCCTTGGCAGCGACCAAGAAGTGGCTGATCTCTTCAATGAATTGGCAATGAAATTGGTGCCAAGCCCAAGTAAATATACTACTGTTATGGACCAAATTGAGGATTGCTACACGTCCAAGAGGTTTAAATGGGCACGTGAAATTAGGAGCACACATTTCAGTAGCCCCTTGACCGCAATTGCGTCCATTATTGCAGCAGTAATTATCATTCTCACCTTTGCGCAGGCTTACTTTGCTGTATTCCCAAGAGGAGGAGGTGGAAGCGATGAGAATCGGAGAACTCCAAAATCTTCGAGGAAAATTCATTACAGCTGA